Below is a genomic region from Ferrimicrobium sp..
GGCGAGGAACGTACCGTCTTGCGCTTGTCGCCCTTCCTTGCTCCGTATACGGTTGCGGTGTTGCCATTGTCACGAAAGCCTGAACTCCAGGGGGCAGCAGATGCAGTCTTCGCGAGCTTAGCTAGTGCGTTCAGTTGTGATTTTGATGTGACCCAGTCGATTGGACGTCGCTATCGCCGACAGGATGAGATCGGTACGCCATTCTGTGTCACCGTTGATTTCGATACCCTCGATGACAAGGCGGTGACGGTACGAGATCGTGATACGACTGAGCAAGTGCGTATTCCAATGACTGAGGTTACGCGCTATCTTCAGGAACGGCTGGACTCCACGGCTCGCCCTGTCGCCACACCCTTTGGTTAGGTGGTCGGGGTATCTGGCTATACTCTTGGCATACCTCGGCAACGTCGCTGACAGGTAAGAAACCGCCACAAGCGGGCAGGGACAGACTGGAGCGATCAGGCGGAGGGAGAACAGCCCGATCGTCGCGCTTCCAGGGCAGGCAGATGGTAAGGAGACGACCGTGCAGTTTGTGTTCTCATTCGATTATCCCCATGAGGTAGCACCGATGAATCTCAAGCACTTGCTTGGAGGTAAGGGTGCCAATTTGGCGGAGATGACCTCGGTGCTGAAACTTCCAGTACCGCATGGCTTTACCATCTCGACTGACGCGTGTCGTGCGTATATCGACGAGGGTTGGCCAGACGGACTGACGGTCGAAGTTGACCGCGCACTGGCCGAACTCGAGGAGCTAATGGGCAAGCGTCTCGGTGATCCAGGCGATCCGCTGCTAGTGTCGGTGCGATCGGGAGCGCAGTTCTCCATGCCAGGGATGATGGATACGGTGCTAAACCTTGGGCTCAATGATGTCTCCGTGGAGGGTTTGGCAGCACTGACCAACGATCCTCGGTTCGCCTACGACTCCTATCGCCGTTTTATCGCGATGTATGCCCGAATTGTGCAAGGTATTGAATCGGACGAGTTTGATCGATTGCTTGATGCCGCCAAGGAGTTATCGGGGGTCGACTCCGATGGTGAGATTCCAGCGGAGCTGCTCCGGTACCTGGTTGGCGCCTATAAGGAGATTGTTGCTCAGGAGACCGGAAGCCCATTCCCTCAGGATCCAAAGGTGCAGATTCGAGGCGCCATTGAGGCGGTTTTTGGTTCGTGGAACGGACCGCGAGCGATCGCCTATCGTGAACGGGAGGGTATCGACCATCGTCTTGGAACGGCGGTCAATGTCCAAGCGATGGTCTTTGGTAATCGGGATGATAACTCCGGAACGGGTGTCGGCTTCACCCGCGACCCCGCAACTGGAGAACAAGGCGTTTATGGCGACTTTTTAGTGAATGCCCAGGGAGAGGACGTTGTCGCCGGTGTCCGCATAACTGAACCGCTCGCAGAGTTGGAGACCCATTTCCCTGAGGTGTTCCATGAGCTCATGGATATCTTCGAACGCCTTGAGTTGCACTATCGAGATATGTGTGACGTGGAGTTCACCGTCGAACAGGGCAAGCTTTGGATGCTACAGACACGAGTCGGCAAGCGAACCGGTATCGCGGCTTTGCGTATGGCGGTGGCCATGACGAGCGATACCGGGATCAAGCTGACCCGTGAGGAAGCGCTGTTGCGCATCTCTCCTGATCATCTTGACCAGATGTTACACCCACAGTTCGCGACCACGAAGTTCGAGGTCCTCACGACTGGTCTTGGAGCCTCTCCCGGAGCGGCAGTGGGGAAGGTGTACTTTACCTCTGATGATGCAGTGCGTGCCCACGAACGGGGTGAGGAGGTCATCTTGGTACGCAAGGAGACCTCGCCTGATGACGTCCACGGCATGTTGGCCGCTAATGGCATCCTGACGAGCCGTGGAGGTTTGGTTTCGCACGCCGCCGTGGTTGCTCGAGGTTGGGGAAAACCTGCTGTCGTGGGTGCCGATCAACTGATCTTCGAAAATGGCTTTGCAAAGATTGAGGACGTTGAGCTGCACGAAGGAGATGAGATCTCGATCGATGGTTCAACGGGGACGGTAACGCTTGGACGACTGCCACTTGAGGCAGCTGAGCCACCGCAGGAGCTCGAGCTCCTCCTCGAGTGGGCTGACCAGCTCTCTGCTGGCCATATGAGCGTACGGGCGAATGCGGATTCGGGCCCCGATGCTGAGGTAGCTCGCCGCTTTGGTGCCAAGGGTATTGGTCTTTGTCGCACTGAACACATGTTTCTTGCTGAGGACCGATTGCCCATCGTTCGTCGAATGATCTTGGCAGACACCCCGGCTGATGAGGAGCGGGCGCTTGAAGAACTTCGCGTGGCCCAACGGGAGGACTTCCTCCAAATTTTGCGTGCCATGGATGGTCTGCCGGTAACGGTGCGACTCCTTGATCCGCCACTCCATGAGTTCTTGCCAGATATCGATGCGCTCCTTATCAAGGAGAGCAATCAGACGTTGACCGAGGAGGATGCAAAACTTCTAGAGGCAGCCAAGACATGGCGAGAGTTCAACCCTATGCTGGGTGTGCGAGGTGTGCGCCTGGGGGTACTCAAGCCAGGGCTGTACACGATGCAGGTGCGCGCACTGCTCGAGGCGGCAATGGACCTGAAGCGCTCAGGTGGTGAGCCACACGTCGAGGTGATGATCCCCTTGACGATCTCCAAGGCAGAACTAGCCTATGCCCACGCGTGGGTGGAGGTGGCGCTGGCAGAACTCGGTGCTGATGACGGGCTCGATGTGCTCTTTGGAACGATGATCGAGACACCACGGGCGGCACTTTTGGCGATGGAGATCGCTGAGATCGCTGAGTTCTTCTCGTTTGGCACCAATGATCTCACGCAGTTGACCTATGGTTTCTCTAGGGATGACGTGGAGGGTAAGTTGATGCCGATCTATCTTGCCCAGGGATTGCTTCCCTCTAACCCCTTTAAGGTGGTCGACGCCGAAGGGGTCATTGAGCTTGTCAACATCGCAGCGAAGCGGGGACGATCGACGAGGCCTGATATCAAGCTAGGTGTCTGCGGCGAGCACGGTGGTGATCCTGATTCAATTGCCAGTTTTGTCAAGATCGGGCTCGACTATGTGAGTTGTTCCCCGTATCGGGTGCCGATTGCGCGCCTTGCTGTTGCTCAGTCACTGATCCGCGAGGGTGCTAGCCTATAGAAGGAAGTACGTGAGGAAGGAGCTCGTAGAGTGGGCTACTCTGAGCTTGATATTCGGCGTGTCCTGGATGCTACCGATATCGTTACCCTCATCGGTGCTTCGGTGGCGCTCAAGCGTGTCGGTCGCCGCTACGTAGGATTGTGTCCCTTCCACCAAGAACGATCGGGTTCCTTCTCGGTCAACGGCGAGGACGGCGTCTATTACTGTTTTGGTTGCCATGCCAAAGGTGATGCCATCACCTTTGTCCGGGAGACCCAAGGGATCGATTTTGTCGATGCGCTCGAGTACCTTGCAGATCGTGCACATGTGACGATCGAGCAGGCGACGAGTACGCCGACGGATCGTAACGTCAAAACCCGACTCTATGACGGGTATGAGCGACTCGCGCAGTGGTATCAGGCACAGCTTGGTGATCCGCTTCGTGGCGAGGCAGCTCGTGCCTATCTCGATAAGCGCGGGATCTCTCCGGAGTCCATTCGTGCCTTTGGGATTGGGCTCTCTCCCATGCGGGTGCAACTGCCCTTCGCGCGTCTTGGTATCGAGTTGGGTGATTGGGAGGAAGGTGGTTTCGGTTACCGTGACCAGCAGGGCACGCTCGTCGATCACATGCATGGCCGGATTGTTTTTCCCATCAGAGATACGACCGGCCGGGTAGTCGCCTTTGGTGGGCGGATTCTTCCTGAGGAGTTGGAACGACTCGATGGCAAGGCGGCGAAGTACAAGAACTCATCGGAATCACCGGTCTATCGTAAGCGGCGCACCCTTTATAACTTGGACCGAGCGCGTTCCGCAATCGTGGAGAAGGGTGTGGTGATTGTCTGTGAGGGCTACACCGATGTTATCGCGCTCGATCAGATCGGGATTTCCAATGTGGTGGCAACCTGTGGCACCGC
It encodes:
- the ppdK gene encoding pyruvate, phosphate dikinase, which produces MQFVFSFDYPHEVAPMNLKHLLGGKGANLAEMTSVLKLPVPHGFTISTDACRAYIDEGWPDGLTVEVDRALAELEELMGKRLGDPGDPLLVSVRSGAQFSMPGMMDTVLNLGLNDVSVEGLAALTNDPRFAYDSYRRFIAMYARIVQGIESDEFDRLLDAAKELSGVDSDGEIPAELLRYLVGAYKEIVAQETGSPFPQDPKVQIRGAIEAVFGSWNGPRAIAYREREGIDHRLGTAVNVQAMVFGNRDDNSGTGVGFTRDPATGEQGVYGDFLVNAQGEDVVAGVRITEPLAELETHFPEVFHELMDIFERLELHYRDMCDVEFTVEQGKLWMLQTRVGKRTGIAALRMAVAMTSDTGIKLTREEALLRISPDHLDQMLHPQFATTKFEVLTTGLGASPGAAVGKVYFTSDDAVRAHERGEEVILVRKETSPDDVHGMLAANGILTSRGGLVSHAAVVARGWGKPAVVGADQLIFENGFAKIEDVELHEGDEISIDGSTGTVTLGRLPLEAAEPPQELELLLEWADQLSAGHMSVRANADSGPDAEVARRFGAKGIGLCRTEHMFLAEDRLPIVRRMILADTPADEERALEELRVAQREDFLQILRAMDGLPVTVRLLDPPLHEFLPDIDALLIKESNQTLTEEDAKLLEAAKTWREFNPMLGVRGVRLGVLKPGLYTMQVRALLEAAMDLKRSGGEPHVEVMIPLTISKAELAYAHAWVEVALAELGADDGLDVLFGTMIETPRAALLAMEIAEIAEFFSFGTNDLTQLTYGFSRDDVEGKLMPIYLAQGLLPSNPFKVVDAEGVIELVNIAAKRGRSTRPDIKLGVCGEHGGDPDSIASFVKIGLDYVSCSPYRVPIARLAVAQSLIREGASL